A part of Miscanthus floridulus cultivar M001 chromosome 6, ASM1932011v1, whole genome shotgun sequence genomic DNA contains:
- the LOC136457639 gene encoding transcription factor NIGTH1-like — protein MASSPSDLTLDYKPNGNGAAYAVTIPKPPQEPLVDGHHHHHHHLTTAEQATQKLREFLACLEEERLKIDAFKRELPLCMQLLNHAMESYRQQLEAYQMGSLQGAPARPLVLEEFMPLNNIRIDADAADKMGNPPSEKASWMESAQLWNGPAAAADVAAKGPQTPKESSEHPLPIDTLCAHDAAAGQRNGGAFLPFAKDKTTSAAEGAALPELALAPADKDAADADRKPYLDAGSNNGVLGARRDVVQNGVKSAPNAPEGQQAAPPPQTHRKARRCWSPELHRRFVNALQILGGAQVATPKQIRELMKVDGLTNDEVKSHLQKYRLHTRRPMPAPPAPATAAPQLVVLGGIWVPPEYATQAAGQAIYSAHPATQPHYTAAVAAAQEYYPSPAAVHHHLQHHPAAAAAMVHRAAAAAPPQQQAAYKAEAAMAGSPPGSEGRGSAGGGSVGGGGGGRERSESIEEEGEGEEREEEEEDDDDDMAAAKAAAEEAAAGAGVVAKY, from the exons ATGGCTTCTTCGCCGTCCGACCTAACCCTAGACTACAAGCCCAACGGCAACGGCGCCGCGTACGCAGTGACGATCCCGAAGCCGCCGCAGGAGCCGCTCGTggacggccaccaccaccaccaccaccatctgaCGACGGCGGAGCAGGCGACGCAGAAGCTCCGGGAGTTCCTCGCCTGCCTGGAGGAGGAACGGCTCAAGATCGACGCCTTCAAGCGCGAGCTCCCGCTCTGCATGCAGCTCCTCAACCACG CCATGGAGTCGTACAGGCAGCAGCTGGAGGCGTACCAGATGGGGAGCCTGCAGGGCGCGCCGGCGAGGCCGCTGGTGCTCGAGGAGTTCATGCCGCTCAACAACATCCGGatcgacgccgacgccgccgacAAGATGGGGAACCCGCCGTCGGAGAAGGCGAGCTGGATGGAGTCGGCGCAGCTCTGGAACgggcccgcggcggcggcggacgtggCGGCCAAGGGGCCGCAGACGCCCAAGGAGAGCTCGGAGCACCCGCTCCCGATCGACACGCTCTGCGCGCACGACGCCGCGGCCGGGCAGCGTAACGGCGGCGCGTTCCTCCCGTTCGCCAAGGACAAGACCACGTCCGCAGCGGAAGGCGCGGCGCTGCCGGAGCTCGCCCTCGCGCCCGCGGACAAAGACGCTGCCGACGCTGACAGGAAGCCGTACCTCGACGCCGGCAGCAACAACGGCGTCCTGGGCGCACGGAGAGACGTCGTGCAGAACGGGGTCAAGTCGGCGCCGAACGCGCCCGAAGGGCAGCAGGCGGCGCCACCGCCGCAGACGCACCGCAAGGCGCGCCGGTGCTGGTCGCCGGAGCtgcaccgccgcttcgtcaatgCCCTCCAGATCCTCGGCGGCGCTCAAG TGGCGACACCGAAGCAGATCCGCGAGCTGATGAAGGTGGATGGATTGACCAATGATGAGGTGAAAAGCCATCTCCAG AAGTACAGGCTGCACACGCGGAGGCCGATGCCGGCGCCGCCCGCGCCGGCGACCGCGGCGCCGCAGCTGGTGGTCCTGGGCGGCATCTGGGTCCCACCGGAGTACGCGACGCAGGCGGCGGGCCAGGCCATCTACAGCGCGCACCCGGCGACGCAGCCGCACtacacggcggcggtggcggcggcgcaggAGTACTACCCGTCCCCCGCCGCGGTGCACCACCACCTGCAGCACCacccggcggccgccgccgccatggtgcACCGTGCGGCCGCGGcagcgccgccgcagcagcaggccGCGTACAAGGCGGAGGCGGCAATGGCGGGCTCGCCGCCGGGATCGGAGGGGCGGGGCAGCGCCGGAGGAGGCAgtgtcggcggcggcggaggcgggagGGAGAGGTCGGAGAGCATCGAGGAGGAAGGCGAGGGCGaggagcgggaggaggaggaggaggacgacgacgacgacatggcGGCCGCCAAGGCCGCCGCCGAGGAGGCCGCCGCCGGTGCAGGAGTCGTCGCCAAGTACTAA